In Halopelagius longus, a genomic segment contains:
- the uxaC gene encoding glucuronate isomerase codes for MGFIDEDYLLQSDAAADLYDAIADLPVVDPHNHIDVAEVVENEPWTDIWEVEGATDHYVWQLMRKRGVPEEKITGDADNREKWNALAEVCPDFAGNPTYEWIHLDLKRRFGVEKPLNAETADEIWAETKRQLADPQKRPQEILREMNVEALCSSDDPTSRLEYHERAETEVEGVDIRPTWRPDRALKVENAEWSTFVSELDSVTESDVEAFDGFLDALAETHEYFVDRGCVACDVGVGTDPVSKPVSRERAGGVYEKARRGDALDDAEVRDFKAFLLEYVGELNAEAGWVTQLHVGAVRDYRDALYDAVGPNAGGDVSTQDVDIVAGLDHFLDAFDGEMDIVLYTLDPTHYPSATVVARAYPNVSVGPAWWFNDSPFGLANQLERVAAVDLLANYAGMVSDSRKLVSYGSRFEMFRRTLANVAGEMVERGQIPADNARRLVERVAYDRPKELYGL; via the coding sequence ATGGGATTCATCGACGAGGACTACCTGCTGCAGTCGGACGCGGCGGCGGACCTCTACGACGCCATCGCCGACCTTCCGGTCGTCGACCCGCACAACCACATCGACGTGGCCGAAGTCGTCGAGAACGAACCGTGGACCGACATCTGGGAGGTGGAAGGCGCGACAGACCACTACGTCTGGCAGCTCATGCGGAAGCGAGGCGTCCCCGAGGAGAAGATTACCGGCGACGCCGACAACCGGGAGAAGTGGAACGCCCTCGCGGAAGTCTGCCCCGACTTCGCGGGCAACCCCACCTACGAGTGGATTCACCTCGACTTGAAGCGGCGGTTCGGCGTGGAGAAACCGCTGAACGCGGAGACGGCCGACGAGATATGGGCCGAGACGAAGCGCCAACTCGCCGACCCGCAGAAACGGCCGCAGGAGATTCTCCGCGAGATGAACGTCGAAGCGCTTTGTAGCAGCGACGATCCTACGTCGCGTCTGGAGTACCACGAACGCGCCGAGACGGAAGTCGAGGGCGTCGATATTCGTCCCACGTGGCGTCCGGACCGGGCGCTGAAGGTGGAGAACGCCGAGTGGTCGACGTTCGTATCGGAGCTCGATTCCGTGACCGAGAGCGACGTCGAGGCGTTCGACGGCTTCCTCGACGCACTCGCGGAGACGCACGAGTACTTCGTCGACCGCGGTTGCGTCGCCTGCGACGTCGGAGTCGGGACCGACCCCGTCTCGAAACCGGTGAGTCGCGAACGCGCGGGCGGCGTCTACGAGAAAGCGCGCAGGGGGGACGCCCTCGACGATGCGGAGGTGCGCGACTTCAAAGCGTTCCTCCTCGAGTACGTCGGCGAGTTGAACGCGGAGGCGGGGTGGGTGACGCAACTCCACGTCGGCGCGGTCCGCGACTATCGGGACGCCCTCTACGACGCCGTCGGCCCCAACGCCGGCGGCGACGTCTCGACGCAGGACGTGGACATCGTCGCGGGACTCGACCACTTCCTCGACGCCTTCGACGGCGAGATGGACATCGTCCTCTACACGTTGGACCCGACGCACTACCCGAGTGCGACGGTGGTCGCCCGCGCGTACCCGAACGTGAGCGTCGGACCGGCGTGGTGGTTCAACGACAGTCCGTTCGGACTTGCGAACCAGTTAGAACGCGTCGCCGCCGTCGACCTTCTCGCGAACTACGCCGGCATGGTCAGCGACTCGCGGAAACTCGTCTCCTACGGGTCCCGGTTCGAGATGTTCCGGCGGACGCTCGCCAACGTAGCAGGCGAGATGGTCGAACGCGGGCAGATACCCGCCGACAACGCCCGGCGACTGGTCGAACGCGTCGCTTACGACAGGCCGAAGGAGCTGTACGGTCTCTGA
- a CDS encoding mannonate dehydratase: MDVTWMLPPHPDRRWTIAKQLGLSTAVVRFWGQEEWWTYDSLLKTRNRFADHGLSLDVVEDRPPMTDTVLGREGRDEEIATVKRLLRNMGRADIGVYSWVWTENPVGVIRTSDSVPLRGESRTTAYEHEQSERAPDYPVDISESELWENLEYFLDEVVPVAEEAGVELALHPDDPPVPSVRGVPRLVNSIENVRRILDLHDSPNHGLTFCQGNFSAMGADVPEAIHRFGDRIHFVHFRDVEGEAESFTETWHEEGQTDMLAAMEAYRDVGFDGPVRPDHVPKMLGEQDREGTQAGYTDMGRLFAVGYMKGLLERTDDR; encoded by the coding sequence ATGGACGTTACGTGGATGCTCCCGCCGCACCCCGACCGCCGGTGGACGATCGCCAAACAGCTCGGGCTTTCGACGGCCGTCGTTCGCTTCTGGGGCCAAGAGGAGTGGTGGACGTACGACTCGTTGCTGAAGACGCGCAATCGCTTCGCCGACCACGGCCTCTCCTTGGACGTCGTCGAGGACCGCCCGCCGATGACCGACACGGTTCTCGGCCGCGAGGGACGCGACGAGGAGATAGCGACGGTCAAACGGTTACTCCGAAACATGGGGCGGGCCGACATCGGCGTCTACTCGTGGGTGTGGACGGAGAACCCCGTCGGCGTGATTCGAACCTCGGACTCCGTTCCGCTCCGCGGCGAATCGCGGACGACGGCGTACGAACACGAACAGTCCGAACGTGCCCCCGACTACCCCGTCGATATTAGCGAGTCGGAGCTTTGGGAGAATCTCGAATACTTCCTAGACGAAGTCGTTCCCGTCGCGGAGGAGGCGGGCGTCGAGCTCGCGCTTCACCCCGACGACCCCCCCGTACCGTCCGTCCGCGGCGTGCCTCGACTCGTCAACTCCATCGAGAACGTCCGACGAATCTTGGACCTCCACGACAGCCCGAACCACGGGCTGACGTTCTGTCAAGGCAACTTCTCGGCGATGGGGGCCGACGTCCCCGAGGCGATTCACCGCTTCGGCGACCGAATCCACTTCGTCCACTTCCGCGACGTGGAGGGGGAGGCGGAGTCGTTCACCGAGACGTGGCACGAGGAGGGGCAGACCGACATGCTCGCCGCGATGGAGGCGTACCGGGACGTGGGGTTCGACGGACCCGTCCGTCCCGACCACGTCCCGAAGATGCTCGGCGAACAGGACAGGGAGGGCACGCAAGCGGGGTACACCGACATGGGTCGCCTGTTCGCCGTGGGCTACATGAAGGGGCTCTTAGAGCGCACCGATGACCGGTAG
- a CDS encoding universal stress protein: protein MKDALVVLDDRYDCAELLREAAAYAGGANAELVLYSPLTESEYESARDALDKIGEVENTAYTDDNAVGVARQFADELAAEALDGFDVEWSVVADVTEEVEADRVIEVAEERDCDHVFVLGNRRTPTGKAVFGDTTQRLVLNFPGYVTVKTD from the coding sequence ATGAAGGACGCACTCGTCGTACTAGACGACCGTTACGACTGCGCAGAGTTGCTCCGGGAGGCCGCCGCCTACGCCGGCGGGGCGAACGCCGAACTCGTACTCTACTCGCCGCTAACCGAGTCGGAGTACGAGAGTGCGCGGGACGCCCTCGACAAAATCGGGGAGGTGGAGAACACGGCGTACACCGACGACAACGCCGTCGGCGTCGCGCGCCAGTTCGCCGACGAACTCGCCGCGGAAGCGTTGGACGGGTTCGACGTCGAGTGGTCCGTCGTCGCGGACGTCACCGAGGAGGTGGAAGCGGACCGCGTCATCGAGGTGGCCGAAGAACGCGACTGTGACCACGTGTTCGTCCTCGGTAACCGCCGGACCCCGACGGGGAAAGCCGTGTTCGGCGACACCACCCAACGACTCGTCCTGAACTTCCCCGGCTACGTGACGGTCAAGACGGACTGA
- a CDS encoding endo-1,4-beta-xylanase, which produces MSERNSLDHGPSADEPTDESEETRDAETTETVGGLDRRRYLQILGAAGLLGFGAGSSSAASAAADSDARTVEVTDEDEADWEAAADERIREHRTADLTVEVVDDDGNPVAADVTVAMTEHAYGFGTAVNAGTLIEETEPGDHYREYIPELFNKAVLENHHKWRFWGESTELSDEATRWILDRGLDLRGHVALWGNVEAWAVPPDVVKAMGVEWEDNGVTDPELDPGYVYERTTEHVREIIEHYGDDIEEWEVYNEAIHQTRIVEAIEGGEIPDGADYNAWTAPVVSEWYDIAADAAPDGVTLATNDYNVFAGPYESERERYRAQIESLRDDGVAIGSIGLQSHFGKDETLSSVEMLEGLNEYAQYGADLKVTEFDTADDSWGDEAKADYLYRFLKTLYSHPATSDFLMWGFWDGRHWQGEAPLFYEDWSKKPAYDAYTELVFDQWWTDTSGTTDDGTFSARAHLGYYDLTLSVDGGKFELNAAVTDPSTETVCVQTVEIDVLGGGNGNSNGSVPVRVSDGDAFEVDGLDTDTVRFGAPDAVNDGGGSPVQTERNRGGGNGNGDGPDHRVFVFDAEESALDGGAAMLRGETDDGTVVVGYDDDA; this is translated from the coding sequence ATGTCCGAACGCAACTCACTAGACCACGGACCGTCGGCAGACGAACCGACGGACGAGAGCGAGGAGACACGGGACGCAGAGACAACCGAGACGGTGGGCGGACTCGACAGACGACGGTATCTGCAGATACTGGGCGCGGCCGGCCTACTCGGGTTCGGCGCAGGCAGTTCGTCCGCCGCGTCCGCGGCGGCGGATTCGGACGCACGGACCGTCGAGGTGACCGACGAGGACGAGGCGGACTGGGAGGCGGCCGCGGACGAGCGAATCCGCGAGCACCGAACCGCCGACCTCACCGTCGAAGTCGTCGACGACGACGGAAATCCGGTCGCCGCCGACGTGACCGTGGCGATGACCGAACACGCCTACGGGTTCGGAACGGCGGTCAACGCGGGTACCCTCATAGAGGAGACGGAACCCGGCGACCACTACCGCGAGTACATCCCGGAACTGTTCAACAAGGCGGTTCTGGAAAACCACCACAAGTGGCGCTTCTGGGGGGAGAGCACCGAACTCTCCGACGAGGCGACGCGGTGGATTCTCGACCGCGGCCTCGACCTCCGAGGGCACGTCGCCCTGTGGGGGAACGTCGAAGCGTGGGCGGTTCCGCCGGACGTGGTGAAGGCGATGGGCGTCGAGTGGGAGGACAACGGCGTCACCGACCCGGAACTCGACCCCGGGTACGTCTACGAGCGAACGACCGAACACGTCCGGGAGATAATCGAACACTACGGCGACGACATCGAGGAGTGGGAGGTGTACAACGAGGCGATTCACCAGACCAGAATCGTGGAGGCGATAGAGGGCGGCGAGATTCCCGACGGGGCGGACTACAACGCGTGGACCGCCCCCGTCGTCAGCGAGTGGTACGACATCGCCGCGGACGCCGCGCCCGACGGCGTCACGTTGGCCACGAACGACTACAACGTCTTCGCCGGGCCCTACGAGAGCGAACGCGAGCGCTATCGAGCGCAGATCGAATCCCTCCGAGACGACGGCGTCGCCATCGGCAGTATCGGACTGCAGAGTCACTTCGGGAAGGACGAGACGCTCTCCTCGGTCGAAATGCTCGAAGGACTCAACGAGTACGCCCAGTACGGCGCTGACCTCAAAGTGACCGAGTTCGACACCGCGGACGATAGCTGGGGCGACGAGGCGAAGGCCGACTACCTCTATCGGTTCCTGAAGACGCTGTACAGCCACCCGGCCACGTCCGACTTCCTGATGTGGGGCTTCTGGGACGGCCGTCACTGGCAGGGCGAAGCGCCCCTGTTCTACGAGGACTGGTCGAAGAAACCGGCGTACGACGCGTACACCGAACTCGTGTTCGACCAGTGGTGGACCGACACGTCCGGGACGACGGACGACGGGACGTTCTCCGCGAGGGCCCACCTCGGGTACTACGACCTGACGCTGTCGGTGGACGGCGGAAAGTTCGAACTAAACGCGGCCGTCACCGACCCGTCGACCGAGACGGTTTGCGTCCAGACCGTCGAGATAGACGTTCTCGGCGGCGGAAACGGGAACTCGAACGGCAGCGTGCCCGTCCGCGTCTCCGACGGCGACGCGTTCGAGGTCGACGGTCTCGACACCGACACGGTTCGCTTCGGCGCTCCCGACGCCGTCAACGACGGCGGGGGCAGTCCCGTGCAGACCGAGCGGAACCGCGGCGGTGGAAACGGAAACGGCGACGGTCCCGACCACCGCGTCTTCGTCTTCGACGCCGAGGAGAGCGCTCTCGACGGCGGCGCTGCGATGCTCCGCGGCGAAACCGACGACGGAACGGTCGTCGTCGGGTACGACGACGACGCGTAG
- a CDS encoding ABC transporter ATP-binding protein, with protein MSSDRPVISMEDVEVHFTNKSGFFSDEQTVQAVNGVDLEIGENDVVALVGESGCGKTTLGKTAIGLQRPTSGSVKYRGQDIWEARENSSDAEIPFGDIRRALQIIHQDPGSSLNPNRRVLNTLERPLKTWHPEMSTDDREARIHGMLERVGMKPAEDYSGRYPHQLSGGEKQRVALIRALLMNPDLILADEAVSALDVSLRVDMMDLMLELQEQFNTSFLFISHNLSNARYLTKKTGGRIGIMYLGQMVEIGPTEEVLKNPKHPYSKVLQWATPDLEARTDDISEPPIREIDIPDPVDPPSGCRFHTRCPEAREVCAQQEPTLEESTRQRDADATHPAACFRVYDDDHPYWESEPIEDLESTDGRSSITGGEADD; from the coding sequence ATGAGTAGCGACCGACCCGTCATCTCGATGGAGGACGTGGAGGTTCACTTCACCAACAAGAGCGGCTTCTTCTCCGACGAACAGACGGTGCAGGCGGTCAACGGGGTCGACCTCGAAATCGGCGAGAACGACGTCGTCGCCCTCGTCGGTGAGTCCGGGTGCGGGAAGACGACGCTCGGGAAGACCGCAATCGGCCTCCAGCGACCGACCAGTGGCAGCGTCAAATACCGCGGACAGGACATCTGGGAGGCGCGCGAGAACAGTTCCGACGCGGAGATTCCGTTCGGCGACATCCGCCGCGCACTGCAGATAATCCATCAGGACCCCGGGAGTTCGCTCAACCCGAACCGCCGGGTGCTCAACACGCTCGAACGGCCGCTGAAGACGTGGCACCCCGAGATGTCGACGGACGACCGGGAGGCGCGCATCCACGGCATGCTCGAACGCGTCGGCATGAAGCCGGCCGAGGACTACTCGGGACGCTATCCGCACCAACTCTCCGGCGGCGAGAAACAGCGCGTCGCGCTCATCCGTGCGCTGTTGATGAACCCCGACCTCATCCTCGCGGACGAGGCGGTCAGCGCACTCGACGTGAGCCTGCGCGTGGACATGATGGACCTGATGCTCGAACTGCAGGAGCAGTTCAACACGTCGTTCCTGTTCATCTCGCACAACCTCTCGAACGCTCGCTACCTCACGAAGAAGACGGGCGGTCGAATCGGCATCATGTACCTCGGGCAGATGGTCGAAATCGGCCCGACCGAAGAGGTTCTGAAGAACCCGAAACACCCCTACTCGAAGGTGCTTCAGTGGGCGACGCCGGACCTCGAAGCCAGGACCGACGACATCTCCGAGCCGCCGATTCGGGAGATAGACATCCCCGACCCGGTCGACCCCCCGAGCGGGTGCCGCTTCCACACGCGGTGCCCCGAGGCGCGCGAGGTGTGCGCACAACAAGAACCGACGCTGGAGGAGTCGACGCGCCAACGCGACGCCGACGCCACCCATCCCGCGGCCTGCTTTCGGGTGTACGACGACGACCATCCGTACTGGGAGAGCGAACCCATCGAAGACCTCGAATCGACGGACGGCCGGAGTTCGATAACGGGCGGCGAAGCGGACGACTGA
- a CDS encoding ABC transporter ATP-binding protein — MSLQEQHGSAESENVMSIRDLSVSFDLERGESRVLNSVDVDIRRGEILGVVGESGSGKSMFASALLDAVPEPGLTFGEIEYYPERGGTVDVLEQTEEGLRQMRWEDVAMVFQGAMDSWNPTMTIGDHFEETLKAHDVPKQEGMDRARQLISDVYLSPERILNAYPHELSGGMKQRALIALSLILEPEVLVMDEPTAALDLLMQRSIIALLSELREEYNLTMVFITHDLELASGLADRIAVMYAFEFCEIGSAETIVHDGHHPYTRALINSTPNLNTPVDEMEPIEGESPDPVNVPQGCSYHPRCPLSEEICVDVDPEMYETDADDGSGVTNRAACHFWEDVPEEIPLHIEGVRYDE; from the coding sequence ATGAGTTTACAAGAGCAACACGGAAGCGCCGAATCGGAGAACGTAATGTCGATTCGAGACCTCTCGGTCTCGTTCGACCTCGAACGCGGCGAGTCTCGCGTCCTCAACAGCGTCGACGTCGATATCAGGCGGGGCGAAATCCTCGGCGTCGTCGGGGAGAGCGGGTCTGGCAAGTCCATGTTCGCCTCCGCCCTCCTCGACGCCGTCCCCGAACCGGGGCTGACGTTCGGCGAGATAGAGTACTACCCCGAACGCGGGGGGACGGTCGACGTCCTCGAACAGACCGAAGAGGGCCTCCGTCAGATGCGGTGGGAGGACGTGGCGATGGTGTTCCAAGGCGCGATGGACTCGTGGAATCCGACGATGACCATCGGCGACCACTTCGAGGAGACGCTCAAGGCTCACGACGTACCGAAGCAGGAGGGGATGGACCGGGCGCGACAGCTCATCTCGGACGTCTACCTCAGCCCCGAACGCATCCTCAACGCCTACCCGCACGAACTCTCCGGCGGGATGAAACAGCGCGCGCTCATCGCGCTGTCTCTCATCCTCGAACCCGAGGTGCTCGTGATGGACGAACCGACCGCGGCGCTGGATCTGCTCATGCAGCGCTCCATCATCGCGTTGCTGTCGGAACTGCGCGAGGAGTACAACCTGACGATGGTCTTCATCACGCACGACTTGGAACTCGCGTCCGGTCTCGCCGACCGCATCGCGGTGATGTACGCCTTCGAGTTCTGCGAAATCGGGTCGGCGGAGACTATCGTCCACGACGGCCACCATCCGTACACCCGCGCGCTGATAAATTCGACGCCGAACCTAAACACGCCCGTCGACGAGATGGAACCCATCGAGGGCGAGAGCCCCGACCCGGTGAACGTCCCGCAGGGCTGTTCGTACCACCCGCGATGCCCGCTCTCCGAGGAGATATGCGTCGACGTCGACCCGGAGATGTACGAAACCGACGCCGACGACGGCTCCGGAGTGACGAACAGGGCGGCCTGTCACTTCTGGGAGGACGTTCCCGAGGAGATTCCGCTGCACATCGAGGGGGTGCGGTACGATGAGTAG